A single genomic interval of Rhinopithecus roxellana isolate Shanxi Qingling chromosome 11, ASM756505v1, whole genome shotgun sequence harbors:
- the RPP38-DT gene encoding LOW QUALITY PROTEIN: uncharacterized protein C10orf111 (The sequence of the model RefSeq protein was modified relative to this genomic sequence to represent the inferred CDS: deleted 2 bases in 2 codons), translated as MESLQTPQHHENQDKGEKECGVKHMPMGNNARNLEPEKRKAVGVALSSATAAQNILSGVHCGCSKQWKLKLPSESLQRQGQVMKQPNNILKLRNLDLLIYPWPELRRWKVASDLMSPLLLPGFSGLTWAPFLFLFTYLPPFLNLFTVRFVSYFLV; from the exons ATGGAATCCCTGCAGACTCCCCAGCACCACGAAAATCAAGATAAAGGGGAGAAGGAGTGTGGGGTAAAACACATGCCTATGGGCAATAATGCAAGGAATCTTGAG CCCGAGAAGAGAAAGGCAGTAGGAGTTGCTTTGAGTTCAGCAACAGCTGCGCAGAATATCCTGTCCGGTGTACACTGTGGCTGCTCCAAGCAATGGAAACTAAAGTTACCATCGGAGTCGCTGCAACGTCAGGGACAAGTGATGAAGCAGCCTAATAACATTTTAAAGCTCAGGAATCTGGATCTGTTGATCTACCCTTGGCCAGAACTTAGAAGATGGAAGGTTGCTTCTGACCTAATGAGCCCCCTCCTTCTCCCCGGTTTTTCCGGCCTCACTTGGGcccccttccttttcctcttc acaTATCTGCCTCCTTTTCTCAATCTCTTCACTGTTCGTTTTGTTTCCTATTTTCTGGTATAg